Proteins found in one Lycium ferocissimum isolate CSIRO_LF1 chromosome 6, AGI_CSIRO_Lferr_CH_V1, whole genome shotgun sequence genomic segment:
- the LOC132060906 gene encoding putative late blight resistance protein homolog R1A-10 has translation MIGNAVRAVAPQKTMKMLTPSRILTSQLSDPLDFFITRRYSNIQDRVIREGEEVVGFDEEAEIVMKRLVEVSKDGDIVPIVGMLGLGKTTLATKIYRDDRISKEYLSTIWIHVGQSFKLKDICLSILQQLKRLIEEYEDMDVSELAKIICGFLAEGVGRCLIVLDDVWTLQVVDFFKGSIFPENNKSHRVLMTTRVGSVATYANEDPHHLKFLTPDESFKILLKGVFGEESPHDELLESGKSIAGKCRGIPGLTLVVAEGLKSRHTKRDWREFEKKMWEHVTDKQYPDRMYYLVKTSYDFLTEEMKLCFLYFGVFPQGFDIPAWKLIRLWIAECLIKPNSWSSLEERAKSCLNSLVDMNLVMVTQKSSDGGHIKTCRVHDFLHEFCKLKAKDWLFQEAYRWGPIQSKIKSIIPRIARRLYIQSSEAKDFLSTKPLMEHVRSFYCFSSEKSRMELSSYELKSRDKLPGSGIAKAFPLIRVLEIESLYFVFSKDFNKLFHLKYIAISSDFDVLPESFGKFWNLQTLILHTRTSKPTLKIEANMWKLARLRHLHTNIPAVLPPPPIATSEASSLQTLSIVAPRTCTKDVFAKSCNIKKLGIRGNMEVLFGTSKNGWRSLEELKCLENLKLLNDVLHMSKALHLPPSFFSFLGSLKKLSLEDTRFDWDEARILGQLECLEVLKLIENAFTGESWKPQIGGFSQLQVLRINEADLKFWEAST, from the coding sequence GATCGTGTGATTAGAGAGGGTGAAGAAGTGGTCGGCTTTGATGAGGAAGCAGAAATAGTGATGAAGCGACTTGTTGAAGTATCAAAGGATGGAGATATTGTTCCCATTGTGGGTATGCTTGGACTTGGAAAAACCACACTGGCAACAAAGATCTATCGAGATGATCGAATTTCAAAAGAATATTTGAGCACAATATGGATTCATGTTGGTCAATCATTCAAGCTGAAGGATATCTGTCTTTCTATTCTTCAACAGCTCAAAAGGCTCATTGAAGAATATGAAGATATGGATGTGTCTGAATTAGCTAAAATAATATGTGGTTTTTTGGCTGAAGGAGTTGGTAGATGTCTCATTGTCTTGGACGATGtgtggacgttacaagtcgtTGATTTCTTCAAGGGTAGTATATTTCCAGAAAATAACAAAAGCCACCGTGTCCTGATGACCACTCGCGTAGGGTCTGTCGCTACTTATGCCAATGAAGATCCTCATCATCTGAAGTTTCTGACTCCTGATGAAAGTTTTAAGATTTTGTTAAAGGGTGTTTTTGGCGAGGAAAGTCCTCATGATGAGTTGTTAGAATCAGGAAAAAGCATTGCAGGAAAATGTCGTGGAATACCAGGTTTAACATTGGTAGTTGCAGAAGGTTTAAAATCTCGCCACACCAAAAGAGATTGGCGAGAGTTTGAGAAAAAAATGTGGGAGCATGTTACGGATAAACAATATCCTGACAGAATGTACTACTTGGTAAAGACGAGTTATGATTTTTTGACCGAAGAAATGAAGCTATGCTTCCTGTATTTTGGCGTCTTTCCTCAAGGTTTTGATATCCCAGCTTGGAAATTGATTCGCTTGTGGATTGCTGAATGCTTAATAAAGCCCAACTCGTGGTCATCACTTGAGGAGAGAGCAAAAAGTTGTTTGAACAGCCTTGTCGATATGAATTTAGTTATGGTGACGCAGAAGAGCTCTGATGGTGGTCATATTAAAACATGTCGCGTTCATGACTTTCTGCATGAGTTCTGCAAATTAAAAGCTAAAGATTGGCTTTTTCAGGAAGCATATAGATGGGGACCTATCCAGTCTAAAATAAAGTCTATAATACCTAGGATTGCTCGTCGGTTGTATATTCAATCCTCTGAAGCAAAGGATTTTCTCTCCACAAAACCATTGATGGAGCATGTCAGatctttttattgtttttccTCAGAAAAAAGCCGAATGGAGTTGTCATCTTACGAACTTAAAAGCCGAGACAAGTTGCCTGGTAGTGGCATCGCCAAAGCTTTTCCATTGATCAGGGTCTTGGAAATTGAATCCCTCTATTTTGTTTTCTCCAAAGACTTTAACAAGTTATTTCATTTGAAGTACATTGCTATTTCAAGTGACTTTGACGTTCTTCCAGAATCTTTTGGTAAATTCTGGAATTTACAAACTCTTATACTTCATACAAGGACGTCAAAGCCCACCCTTAAGATAGAAGCAAACATGTGGAAGTTGGCACGTTTAAGGCATTTGCACACCAACATCCCAGCAGTATTGCCGCCCCCTCCTATCGCAACAAGTGAAGCTTCTTCCCTACAAACTCTTTCTATCGTTGCACCTAGAACTTGCACCAAAGATGTCTTTGCTAAATCTTGTAATATCAAAAAATTGGGTATCCGAGGGAATATGGAGGTTTTATTTGGAACTAGCAAGAATGGATGGCGAAGCCTTGAAGAGTTAAAATGCCTGGAAAATTTGAAACTGTTGAATGATGTTCTTCACATGAGTAAAGCACTTCACCTTCCTCCATCATTCTTCAGTTTTCTAGGTTCACTGAAGAAGTTATCTTTGGAAGACACAAGGTTCGATTGGGATGAGGCAAGGATATTGGGGCAGTTGGAATGCCTTGAGGTCCTAAAATTGATAGAAAATGCATTCACAGGGGAGTCCTGGAAGCCGCAGATAGGAGGGTTTAGTCAACTCCAGGTCCTGCGGATCAATGAGGCAGACTTGAAATTTTGGGAGGCTTCGACTTAA